DNA from Magnolia sinica isolate HGM2019 unplaced genomic scaffold, MsV1 ctg311, whole genome shotgun sequence:
TGCAGACGTGTATCTATCGTAGTATGTAGGATAAAGATCTGGTCCATCAATCAGACGGTTATCACTGTATAGAAGGTTTGGTTCAAGAATCAGGTGGGTTCgtttggatgggttagaaaaattcAAGTTCTCTAACCTGTCCACTTATTTCTATAATCATGGACCACCTTCTAGTGACTGGAAGAGTTTGAAATTTTCcatgaaatatataaataatagtcCGGGTCatcttatggatggattggatattacACATGTTTTTCATGTTGTCTCTGACACGTGTGGTGGCTTAGCAAATTTCAGTGTTCCTACGCTTTTGATTGGGTACTGATATTCCACCTAAAAATTACTGGGAAATGCTGAACACAATTAATTGTACATCTAACTAGTTATATATAGGCTCCTCATGGTATTTAAataaaatccaacccgtctaaaATGTTATCCTCATCATGAAATTTTTATTCCATAAAATTTAGATATATAAAACTATTAATTGGATCACAtcatagtaaaaaaaaataaccaCCCAAAAATCTCTACATTCATATGGATCACATTTAATGgttggatcgacctgatttttaaGGAATCCATTTTCAGTACAGGAGTACTATGGTGGAATGGTAGGATGGAATAAAATCTCCATGATTAGGCCCCACACGCCAACTTAGTAGGCCGTACAACCAGATGTGTGTGAGCATTTTTCAAAGTTGTTAGTCCACCACACAAGTGTTAtttgactaaaaaaaaaaaagagtcttaTGATTCGAGCAATGCTATGGACAGGGAAGGCCCTGTATACCCCTGTATACCGACACGCGTCGTCTGCTGGGTATTTATTTGAACGGAGGCAGCAACGGCTGTGACGTAAATACACATAGGCCCACCCTTATGTTAgtgaatccagaccgttcatcattTCTGACGGACCATTGTATGACTTGATCTAAAaaatcagtaccatccaaacGGTGCGGacatcggattgtgtactgagtaactcgttACACTTTTATCACACTGAgtgaactctgttgggcccaccatgaatatgtggttcatccacgccgtccatccgttttttcagctcattttagagaatgggccaaaacttgaagcatatccaaatttcaagtggaccacaccacaggtaacagtgggaataatgatttccactgttgaaaccttcctacagccaacagtgatgtttatttgtcatccaaactgttcataagaatCACACAAACatgtatgaaaggaaaaatacaaatatcatcttgatccaaaacttcaatgcccccaagaaattttcaactgtagacattcaaaatcccactgtttcatgtgatgtggtccacttaaactttggatatgattcatttttgggatcaagccataaaattatctagaaaaatggatggacggagtgtatttttgacctcacagagtttacataaatcatggatgggtcccacagacaTTCTCATGGTGTActgcacttgagttttggatgtcttaGTTTTTTAACTCATGCTTTGAAAATAGATAAACCAAATGCTTAAAACGCATATTAATAGTGGGGCTCACAGGACTTCCTCCATCGGCTACCTGGCTCATGTAGGGGTCGCCTGCCGATCTGCCTGTCGAATTGTCCTTTCCATTACTTAGATTCTTTAAAACACTACCAAagggattatttaaaaataaaaataaaaaataaaaaatctaaggtCCATTGTGAAGTTCCAAGATGCCTTTTTCGTCCACTTGAATAGTTCAATGAGGACAGTGCAAcctttatagtggggcccaccttgatgtttccataatgcatccatgccattcatctgtttttccaaatcattttatggcatgatcccacAAATAAAGAAGattaaaatctcatgtggactatactttaggaaatagtggtgattgaatgccctgctattaaaacttcttagggcacaccTCAATGTTTCtttagtgtttatttgacatacaatctattaataaggtcaggtaaatttggatgaagggaaaaaccaaatatcagcctgatccaaaacttttgtggcctattaatgaCCAATCACCATTACTTCCTATGATATGATCCACCTGgtgattggatctacttcattttttggataatgcaataaaatgatatagaaaagatttttttttttttttttttaaaggaagatagattgcatggatacataatagatatatcaaggtgggccctacaataggTTCTCACCAAATCTGCTCCCGTCAGAAGtatactaaaataaaaaaaaagttggaCTTATAATCGAAATTTGACCCTCCAAAACAACCTCTTCTTATACAATGGTTTGGAATATTAGGACAAGTTGTTAGCTTTATTATTAATTTTCCAATCATATTTTAGAATAGTAATTTCAATAACTAATCGTGAAGTTATATTTATTAAAAACTatattgtgaattaagtaatttcTATTAGGCTAGACTTTATTTGATCTTGACACTTTTTAAAGTTATTCACAACCAGTTCTATCTCATCGTCGATTcttgtttaaaacttctaatctaATTAGTAattagatggttcagatcaagGCCATTGATCTGTCTGATTGAGTTAGGTTGGGCACTAGCCATGATAACAATTGTGTGGACTttgttgggcttgggcttgggcttagtGAGTTTTTTATCGGATTGGGACTATAAAAttttccttgattgttgcttggatttggatcttgaaTTACCAGCCTGGGCTTGCCAATCTGTACTAGCCCAATTCACAATGCTAAATCTTAAGAGCTACAAGAAGAATTTGGAtctttctatcttttttttttttttttaaagaaaaaaaaatggaaaatacacACTAAGAACAGCCCCAATCCTGACCATTaatatgaaattatcttttccCTGGCCTAGTGATCAGGAAGGAGAAAATCCCACAACCCTCAAACCCCATAAAAGGCCATTGGATTCTCTCCCTAACTTCCCCCCCTCCTCACTTTTACATAGTGTACATGGTTTCATGAACATTTTGTATTTCTTACAACCTTCTTATGCTTCTCCCAGGGTCATCAATGTTGTTGCACTACCAAAAACCCCTTGACCGTCCAATATTCCCCCCGTCATGATCAGTCCCGATCAGACGAAAGAGTCCCGTCTCTTCTTCTTCGGGTTCACTTCTGGATTTCCTTTTCTCATCATCGCACAGAATTCATCGTAGTTGATCCTTCCATCCTGCATGTGATCGCTCAACGTGGATAAACATTAGTTCATTTCCAACTAGAGAAATATCTTgcggtgatctggaccgttgtttTTGGTGGGTCACCTCATAGGTGGGGGCCATGACCAGAAAATTGCACCTACTGGACAATCAATTGCTCAACTTTGAATTGATAGTCCATTTGTAGCCACTGACCCAATGGCTACCATAGCTTGAACCTGATGGTTTttggggtgtggcccatccaCATGATAATTTCATGGTATACAAATGGTCCTGATTGATGCATAGAAGTGCCATCTGTATGGTGAAGATGTTTTGAAATCATCAACTCTCAGGAGTGATGATGACTGAGACTTTTAGTAATGCAACAGTACACAGTTCTACTGCTGAATTACTAGAAGTAGACAATATAGGTGTATCGATCGATCAAGGCCGGTGCAGATATTAACTCCATTCAGTAATAATTTAGAAAACAATCTCGACATTTACTTACATTATCTGCATCGACTTCAGAGATAATCTCCTTTATGTCCCGCCCATCATGCATGCCATACTCCTTAAGAGCTTGTTCTAGCTCTTCAGTTGTGATGTATCTAACAGGgagaaaaagaaacagaaaaatggATTAATTGATCGTGGGGTCGATAATGTGGAATTTGCAAACAAGATCCtggctgttcatctggtgggcaaTTCTATTGATTCCCCATTGCCTGAAAATCAAGCTGGTCCAGTTCACATGGGTACATTGTATGGACTGTTGGCCATTTTTATTCCATACATTGGCCGCCCATCTATTGACTGGACTgtcctgatttttgcaccattagaagatatggtggggcccatcatatgcaCAACCATTAACTTAAGGTTTCAGCAGTCGTCGCATTTATCTTTACTCATACGTACCCACTGTTATCTTTATCGAAGTATTGGAATGCAGTGTAGAGATGCTCCTCTCTGTCCATTCTGTTCATGTGCATTGTCGCTGTGATGAATTCGTCGTAGTCAATTATTCCGTTCCCATCTGCATCGGCCTTTTCAAAACTAAAGTATTAGGAAATCTTGAAGtatgaaaagaaaaggagaaaaaaaaagttCCATGGTGAATGATGCGTTTGGATGCTTAATCAAACCAAATTGCAATTCATTCTGATCAAGATCAAAGTCGAGTTATGGAGACCAAGCCCCTAATTGCAATTGTGTGAAGTTGGAGTTGATACAACTGTACTTGCAATTTGAGGGGCTAGTTTCTCATCACAGATGGGCCGTGGCTAGTTGTACTTTGGTCATTTAGTGTTTATCGAATTGAATTATTGGCCACTGAACATCCAAACGGGGCCTATAATCCAACACAAGAGAACGTGGTTGCCAGACCGTGGCACGTTTTTGAGTAAATGTGCCATTTCTAAATTTTGGGGAATGTTTATTGTTCGTTTGGATGGTTTATTGAACTGAACTGCAATGGGTTCAGCTCATGATAGTGGAAACAATCAAAGTGGGTTAAAACCAACCAACCCATAATTGAGATTGATAAGAAAAAACAGCAACTCAGGCCAGTTTGTCATTACAAATGGGTTGTGGCTAGCTCCACTTTGGCCATCTACTCTTTAGTATTTATTGCAATTCGATGCAACCAGACGTCCAAACACAACCTACAATCCGACGCATCAGGATGTGTTCAACGTATTTTCTACCACATTTGAGTAATCAAATGATATCTACGATTTCTTTTTAACTAATAACTTACAGCTTCCATCAGCTGTTTAACTTCAACTTCCGATAGCTTCGTTCCTTGCTTGGAGAGTCCTTGTTTTAGTTCTTCAAGTGTGATAGTCCCACTGTTATCAGTATCCATGCTTTTGAACATTGCCTTCAAGCCCATGATTTCTTCCTCTGATAAACACCCTGCTATCACCTTCCCATTTCATAGAAACAAAAGAAAGAGCAGTCAGTAGAAGGAATCATACTATCTGATTAGTAAGAGGAGAAATTTTAACTTGAAATTCAGTGTAGCAGATTAAGAACTGGGATTTGTCACTTGGGTATGTTAGATAATGATTGTAGAAACTGTAATTAGCAATCTAAAGATCtgattattaaaattaaaatgtgaTTTGGGAATTTAAGTTAGTTAGAAAACTATTTATGCTGACTGATTGATTAGCTAAAGTTTGAGATAGGCAAAGAACACATTAAAGTTGGTTAAGGTCAAATCAAATATGacgatgcactattgaattgaattgcgaatACAATGAATACAACTTCAGTAGAGAGGAAAGCACCAAATTTTCATTGAGGTGTTATACAATGCTCAACCTGAGAGCTTCTACTGTATGCTGGGGTTTTCATTTTGTATGAGTGGCGCCCATGGTTCAAATGACAAACCGTCGATAACATTTTCCTCACTCTGGGTGACCACAGATGGGAAAATCCTAACTCTTCAATTGTAAGCCACAgtatagatggttaagaaagaaTATAGCAGTCATACACATTCAAAAGGGCCAATATTTTGAtgtctaggatcatccaatctgggGATTTTTGGTCGATGGGATATCTAATGGTGAGTCCcagtcccatcatatcaacggtttagatcaatgaaccatgggcccaACCTGTACAATTGAAAACTCAACCATTCTATAGAAACTCTTGGCCGGGCATCAGACATACCTCATTGTAATTATCTTTCTTcgtattcataatgaggaagtagcccactaaataaaaaatttccctTTCAAATCCAACTGAAAAGCGACACAGTTGCAATTCGACCACGGTTCCATTACTGAAGTAGCTATCGCAATTTAATTCAAtcatgcatccaaatgcaacacATGCTATCTACTTGTGAAATTCATTTACAGTCTTCTAATTTCAACTGGAAATATAGATATTTCAGATGAAATAGTCATTAACCAATGAAGAAATAACCCATAAATTTCAAAGATTGGAATTTATACCCTGAGAGCGACTTTCTTGAACTTGTTCATTTGTGTGAACTGTTTCAGCCTGTTCAGCACAGCATTGTCAAGAGGTGTATCTGGTGCCTCTCCATCTTCTTTAATCCATGGATGATCTGAAAACCCACATAGATAGATCAGTACATACATACCGTTTAACGCTATTTCGGGAAACATCTATCATATTTATTATATTACTGATAGTAGTATAATACTGAAAAATTGTGAGATTAAGAATCTCCATGGCCCACTAAACTAtacatctggggcccacctttcgCAAACATTCATATGGTGGCCTGCATGGTGGATGAGGGATACTTCAAAGATCTCACCCATTTGGATGATCCAAGCTGTCTAATTGGCCCCCTTGTTAAATGTGGACCACTAGTTGTAGTTGCccttagggtgggccccacctgtaacaTTTCTGGGTATCTTTTTCTTTTGATCAAGCATTATTCATATAatccttttatttttttcactgCCATGTTTTTTACTGGTTGATGCAGGTCCATAGTAAGGGAGTAAACCATACTCACTGAGAACTTGGAATGCTGTGAGCCTCTGCTTTGGGTCTGTATTTAGCATCTTTTTGACCAGATCCTTTGCCCCTGGTGAGATGGACGGCCACGGATCACTCGTGAAATCGATGTGCCCACGCAAGATGGCATTGAAAATTCCATGCTCCGACTCTGTCACCATATGTTTTGATCAGATCATATATTCTTATTCGCTTATTTGTTATTAACCTCTCCTTATGGTAAGAACAACAGTTATGGAAATGCTAAGGAGATTTGCCAGATGACTATCGAGGGCCCCACATGAACACGCCGTGGCTCGAAAGTCAGGGTGGTCagagctcatcaggtgggccactaacatgtgagaaaaatggacggttgggaacAAATGAACAGAAGTCCTTATTCAAAGTACGAATTTAGCTCACACCTGGTAAGTGGACTgatgtgatttttgggccaggcaatgttcatgataaggcccacctgatgaaggcTTAAAAAAAGGGAAGGAAATGAATTACCAGCCCAAAAAGGAGGAACTCCACAGAGAAGAATATACAACATCACTCCAATACTCCAGATATCGACTTCAGGACCGTATCTTCGCTTCAACACTTCgggtgcaatgtaatatgcgcTGCCGACGATGTCTCTGAAAACTTCACCTGTTCAGGGATTAAATGATGCTTGTCGATGGGAAAGCTTCAATAATAAATCTTAAGCTATTTCAAGTCTAAATGTAGAATTCGAGAAGTGGTCACACATGCCAACATCCAGatcatgcatttggtgggtcccacattgtttTAGATGATCTGTAGCAAGAACGGGGCTGTTCAACTCATCCGGtaagagaggtgggccacacaagcgaTTTGCATTTGGATCATCAACGATCACCGTTAAATCGTCCAGTTGTTTTCTTGCGTGCGTGGCCCACTAGAGAAGTTGGTAGGAAGTCTTTCAGCATAGGCTAAGCTCTACCTGATATATGGTCTGGATGTTCACATCTAGATGTGTATGTGGGCTTATAAGAATTTCAAGTATGGGCCACCCATGGAAATTGAGTGAAAGCACAACATCTATAACGTCAATCTAGATTTGAAGAATTCAACCGATAGAGTTGTAATTTCATGTGGTAATCAAGTGTGGTTACAGTAGTATAAcatatgaaaaaaatagaaaagtgaCAGATTATGTCGTCAAAAGTACAGGAATACGAATAAAAAAGACAAAGCTCAGCTATTTTTAGATTTCTTGCAGAAATTGagaatttcaaaatttccatttAATCATTGAAAACTTACATTTCGATCAGtgtagaattattattattattattttttcaaaattcaagtgtATCTTGCAATCAGCCCATCAacaattgaaaatttcaaaaatcgcCTACTCCAAAGTGCTCTGATTTTGTGTACCagaaactaaaaatgaaaatctTCGAAGTTCAAACCATAACACTTAATAGGTATTGTTTGGAAGAAATGCCAAATTGGGATTGGTTCTATGACTTGAGTGGAAGCCATCCTGCTTTGTGTTTGGGGCAACATGGAAAATGGAATAGAATTGCGTTTTATCCCTCTCTAATATatcaatcagtttttttttttttttttttttttttgagcaaaTAACATCCTCTCATCAATGCGGGAACTTCCAAATGCCACTCAAATTAAGAGCAGAGCCCACAAAATTGAAGTGATTCAATACAACTTTCACACAGCCCATCTCCCACTATATTGAGGACAGAGATGAAGGTGGATTGGGAGTATTGggaccattcatctagtgggcccccaCAGTTCGAACACAACAATAAGACGATCCTAGCCATCCGATCGAGTAGCCTTAAAAAGGGTAGTAAGAAGCAGAACAAGCTAATGGTTGACAGTCAGCAAAGAAAAGTGCTTGCTATGATCGTCTGATCGGTTTGTGAAGTGCGGGCTGTCATCCTGCCATTTTCCCCAACAAagcgagagaaagagaggaaaaaaaaaatcaaaataagatGCAAGATCAGCCTCAAACCTTGCTTGAAGAACACAGAAAGCCCGAAATCAGTGGCCTTGAGCGGCGCATTCTCATCCTTGCTCAATAGAAGGAAGTTCTCAGGCTTGAGGTCCCTATGAATGACACCCATTGAATGGCACGTATGGACAATCTGTACAATCGTCCTCAACAGTGATGCGGCCGCACGCTCCGTGTAATGCCCCTTTGAAATAATCCTATCGAAGAGCTCCCCCCCGGCGCACAGCTCCATAACCAAATGGACAGAATGCTTATCCTCGTATGCGCCCTTCAATTCCACGATATTCTGCTGGCCCGTCAGATGGTGCATGATCTGAACTTCCCTTCGGACATCCTCAATATCCTCCTTGTTCGCAAGCTTCCGCTTCGCGATTGTCTTGCATGCGAACTGCTCCCCACTGCTCTTGAGGGTgcacaggtgggtcacaccgaatTGGCCCCGCCCGAGCTCCTTCCCCATCGTGTAAACGGACTTCACATCCTCCATAGGCCGACCCAAGACAGGCCCGATTGCTGCAGGCTTCGTCGGGTGGCGGGACCCATTAGTTGTAGTGGGTGGGGACTTTGTTGATGGGGCACTGGTGGGGTCTGCAGGGTTCTGGTCATCCGCGTCACCGTCGGGATTCGACTCAGCATTTTCAGTTTTTTCTGCTTTGCCATGGGAGAAACAATTACCCATGGGAGATTGAGGAGGGGAAGGTTGGATCTGGAGGCAGATATGGGGTTTTGAGGGTTGAAGAAAGGGGTTTTCTGAGAAGGAAATGCATGTATAGAGggatagagaagagagagaaaaaagggggGAAAATGGAAGAAAGGGTGGGAAAAGTACAGGTAGGATTACTGAAGGAACTGCAAGGAGGGATTGATGGTGAGGGATTGTAGGGAGGGTTGAGTTTGAAAATGGTTGAAAAGGTCGTTACCGGTTGGGAGAGAATGGCGGGAAAGGCAACCGTTTTTTGTCTTTTAAGGAGTTTTATGATACTCCGACAGTAAACATGCAAACGGAATTTTATATGTGAAACATTCATACCTTAAATAAACCGTTGAAATAGTTGAAGATCATTTTTATGGGTTAGAGACCCAATTTTGGTTTTAATTAAATGGTCGTGATCTCAGATTAGTGTTCAACTTTCTATTCACCGTCCAATATATGTTCAATAACCAGTCATCATTATACGTTTAATGAATttttttgttatggcccacctagtgttcTTACATGATCTCGAAAGTGTAGCTGGGTTAggaatatgccacgtgtacagttgtGCTTTAGTTGGGAAGAGCGAATTAGGTGTGCCCCTGCCGCCTCACCCAACACCGGGCGACCCTGACCATGAAGCAggtcttgatgtatgtattgtataaccATGCTGGaacaaaaaattaagaagatctaaattttaggtggaccacactactggaaacagttgtgattgaccattacaaacttcttatatcggccacaaatgttttggatgatgttgatatttgttttgttttggtttgGTTTTTTATTTTGCTACTTTCATTCAAGTTTGTGTGACTAGAAGTGAGCATGGGATGACTCGATtcagctaactcgactcgtccatccgaaccgagtaggcttcgctcaatccgaactcaaaccaagttgagtttgagttacctagtaactcgattcagcttgacccgaaactcgatctggttagactcgactcgattcgaaagcCGACTTGActcgggtgtgtgtgtgtgtgtgtgtgtatagagttttatataaaaatttatATCAATTTAAAATAATCGTTATACATATCAATAATatggtataatatatataatttggaTTATAACATATTTTAAGATATAAAGACGAAATATCATGaaaaatatttatataattatatgaTGTTATACAATATGTTATATAACTTCAAGATTATTTGCTATAATATAATACAAAACTATGAcaatatgtaatatatattatataaccacattttatatcatatatgattatATTATGTCATCtataattatatattataattttttatttatattatagcataacaaatataaaaatattgttattaatgataataatcataatatatatatatatatatatatatatatatatatatatatatatatatatatatatatatatatatatatatatatatatatttatatatttgtcGATTAATTTTCGATGATAACTATTTGTTGGTGATTATAATAAGATGTTACCAAATACTGATTTTAAGATTGATATATACTTATCATATATTCATCATTACAATAGCATTATATTGACTGAACTATACATTAAATTGTTATATATTTGATTAAAATAGTTACTAATTATTAGTAACTATTATCATAATTATAGGTGTAGAGAAATTATACGATATATTAATTTATAGGTAACATAAAATTTATAagatataaatattttataaactAACTCATTATGATGAATCTTCAATACATTATGGGTTGTTTTTCCCATATTTCATTACCTAAAATTTGCATCAACCTACCCACCTTTGCTAACCACTCAAATGCAATATGACAAACGTCTGCCGGACACCTACATTCTCCTTGATGTTTCTTACTGAAGGTCTTTTCTACCCATTATATTACATGTCTAAAGATATAATACCATCAcataaaattatatatacataatattgtAATagatattaaaaattataatcaaaatataattttatcattataataatatcatatacataattagagctgggcaatcctgacccaatccggtggatccgacccgatctgaacCGATCCAATCGCCTGGATTAGTGCGGATCGAGTTTGGGGTCGAGTTTGGATCCATACCTACCCGGACCGACCCAATCCGTAATCTGATTCGATTCAATCCGATTCGATCCGATTcggagatgtatgtgtttcatccattccattcatccattttatagatcattccagggctttatacaaaaaaatgatatggatataaatctctagtggactacaccacaggaaaacaataataattggatatccaccattataatcctcctaaggcccattgtactgtttatttgacctgtaatctgttgattaggtcataaagacccagatgaagggaaacaataaatatcagcttgatcaaaaacttttatggcctccaaaacatttttaatggtcaacattcattcaacactgtttcctataatgtggtccacttgagattttgatatatctcatttttttctcataaataaaatgatctataaaaatagatggagggcatggatgaaacacatacatcatggtggggcccatagagcaccgaccaccagccagtgGCCGGTGGGAAGGAGAGTAGACAGTCCGTTTCTAGTATAGGTATTGGCgtctgacgctcctcgagctctgggTTGTAcaaacgattcaaaggagatcaaagttttatgggccccacaataatgtatttattatatctacaccgttcatatatttataaagaaaattatagagaattatctaaaaaataaacaatatccaaagatcatctgaaccacactacaaataacagtagagaatgattttcactgttaaacaaatcgtgtggtccacttgatagttagttctatcttatttttcgtctcaagccttaagaagagctcgccaaatggatggatggtttggatataacacatacctcatgatcagactcaCAGAACTCGCAAACGTTGATAAAAAAGTCATTATGTGGACGCTGTGCTCGCGTGAAAAGCAAGCCACTGCCATTTCGTGTAGTGCACCGTGCACGTCAAAAGGCAAAGTCCAGTAAAAACATGTATACAGTAGATTGAAAGTCTTTTAAAgccatgtgggggccaccttaatgtatgtattttatctaagccgttaaTCCATTTTGATATATTATTTTAGACCATGGGCACGAAAAGTCGGTATattaaaggctgaagtggaccacagcacatgaaacagttgaattaaagTTCATacgatccgaatcgtacccaacccaatccgactcggtttccctaaccgagtcggactcagttcgggtcaggccaaccatgcatcggatcggtCCGAGTTTGGTGACTTGGATTGGGTCTCGGAtcagatcaagttcgggtcaagccattgGGATTTTAGATCGGATCGGGTTGGACGTAATCCGATctgatccggaccgatgcccagctctatacataatataataattattatcatatatttatataataacataatgttatgttattatataaattataattgttATACAAAACATACTTATATTTGTAATAACATACGGATATAATATTTACATATAATATCAACCTTGGATTCAAACTAGAGACAATATAATTAATCAatttttgatttatatattttatccataaattatataaattttatataataACATTTTATGTAACTAATATgattattaaattataatatcatataaattaattaatgtaataattttgattttataaTACATTATATATTATTACCATTaatattttataaattatgatatACCTATCATTAAGTTAttaagataaataattcaaagGATATATCTAATTATTATATGTTATTAATATATTACATACATAAAATAATACCttaatattattaaatatttataaatcTATACCATATAATGattatatataagtacatataaATCAATTGTTATATCATTAAATACAATAGATATAACAATTATATATTATGTCATTAACTTATATGATAATGTGATATATAATTTTAACCTCatataataaatttatat
Protein-coding regions in this window:
- the LOC131236223 gene encoding calcium-dependent protein kinase 2-like; the encoded protein is MGNCFSHGKAEKTENAESNPDGDADDQNPADPTSAPSTKSPPTTTNGSRHPTKPAAIGPVLGRPMEDVKSVYTMGKELGRGQFGVTHLCTLKSSGEQFACKTIAKRKLANKEDIEDVRREVQIMHHLTGQQNIVELKGAYEDKHSVHLVMELCAGGELFDRIISKGHYTERAAASLLRTIVQIVHTCHSMGVIHRDLKPENFLLLSKDENAPLKATDFGLSVFFKQGEVFRDIVGSAYYIAPEVLKRRYGPEVDIWSIGVMLYILLCGVPPFWAESEHGIFNAILRGHIDFTSDPWPSISPGAKDLVKKMLNTDPKQRLTAFQVLNHPWIKEDGEAPDTPLDNAVLNRLKQFTQMNKFKKVALRVIAGCLSEEEIMGLKAMFKSMDTDNSGTITLEELKQGLSKQGTKLSEVEVKQLMEAADADGNGIIDYDEFITATMHMNRMDREEHLYTAFQYFDKDNSGYITTEELEQALKEYGMHDGRDIKEIISEVDADNDGRINYDEFCAMMRKGNPEVNPKKKRRDSFV